The genomic window TCAGGCAATTACCCTCAAAGCTACTGGCATCGTCACAAAAGGAGTCGGGTTTGGTACAGACCAACTAGTACAAGTCGAAAACATTATTGCCACTTCATCACTTAACGACTGGATTGATGCGTCTGATGCAACTAGCCCAACTTCAGTAACTGTTGATTTATCAGCTAATTCCCTGATTGTAAATAATGTTCCTGGTCTGGGAACAGCCAACTTCACAGTCAACGAATTTGAGAACGTCAGAGGTACAGCTCAAAACGACAAAATTACTGGCAACAGTGCTAACAACATTATCAATGCTGGTGCAGGCGATGATATTTTGGTTGGTAGCAAGGGCAATGATATCCTCAATGGTGAAGCGGGTAATGACACAGCAGACTATAGTAATCTAGGGCAAACTATCGTTCTTGGCCCTACAGGTACTGTTACGAAAGCAGGTGGATTTTTTGGTACTGACCAATTGAACTCCATTGAAACCATCACCGCTTCTAACTTGTTGGGTGATACCATCGATGCTTCCACTGCAACAGGTATGACTAGCATTACCGCTAATCTCGCTATCAATAATTTGATTGTGAATAATGTGCCTGGTTTGGGAACACTCAACTTGACTGTCAACAACTTTGAGAATGTCACAGGTACAGCTCAAGACGACATTATTATCGGCAATGCTAGCAACAATACTCTCATTGGTGGTGCTGGTAATGATTTCTTATCGGGTGGTGCTGGTAATGATAATCTAATTGGTGGTATCGGTGTTGATGTCTTAGTTGGTGGTGCTGGTAGCGATCGCTTTACCTTCTTAAATCCTAGTGAGGGTGTAGATATTATCGTTGATTTTGTTTCTAACTTCGATAAAATCGCGGTTTCTGCTGCTGGTTTTGGTGGTGGTTTGGCTCAAGGTGCGCTTTTAGGTACTCAGTTTGTTCTAGGTGCTGCTGCAACAAATGCTAATCATCGTTTCATTTATAGCAATGCCATAGGCGCATTATTCTTTGATATTGATGGTAATGGCGCAGCAGCACAACAACAGATTGCTAGCATCTCTTCTTTCCCCGCGCTGACATCTAATGACATCCTCGTCACAGCTTAAGGAATTGTGACCAAATAGGCTAAAACTAAATCCTGATTTAATACCGTAACTAGAAAAGGCAGGGGAGTTATGAGCAGGGAGTAAGAGGGAGGATTCAATATTTCCCCTACTCCCTCCCCCTTTTTCTCTTGAGAATTTGAATAGCACTTGAATCTGGACTGTCAATCTAAAATCCTGGGATTGGTATTATTCCCCTTTTTCTGGCTTTTTCCCCTCACCTTTCTGATCCTGGACAACTTGAGTAGAATAAACCTCCACATCGCGCTGAATAATATCTTCTACTTGACCCGCAAAGACATTAAAAGCCTCATCATGATTGGTATAGTTACGATAAACCCCTGTTAATTGCGAAAATTGCCAAGCTTGAGTTTTGAGAGATTCAGAAGTCCGGCGATAGTGTCGCCACCGTTCTCCATAGTGAAAAAACTCTTCAATAGCGGCACTCATAGCTACTACTTGACTGATACCAAAAGTTGACCAGAATATAACCTCTTTAGCTTTGACATTACCAGTATTGAAACTAATCAAAGCTGGGAGAATCACCCCGCCCATGATAGTTGTCAGCCTTAAAAAATAATAGCGATCGCGAGCTTGATTAGCTTTACCTTCCATCCAGATTAATTGATCTAACCAGCGCGATCGCAAAAAATGGTTTTGTACTTCCCCTAGATTTAAACTATCAAATAACTGATTAAAATCTTTTTTTAAATAATCTTGATAACTATCTTTTTTTGCCATTCTTTACTCCTAGGTAGAAAGTACACCCTTGATAATCTGAGCTAAATTTTCAAAGTTTTCCTGAAAACTAGATAATTTAATGTAGTGTACTATACCAGACTTAGCTAATTCTATAGCTCTCTCATCAGTAGTTTCTCCATACAATGCACCTGCTAGTATATCTGCGGTTCTACCACTACCAGCCATCACAATCACTAACCTGTCTGCATTCACATTCTGTAAAGCATCCTGAAAAGTAATCTCACCACCATTTATTAGTATGGTTAACGAGGGTCTGCCATGAGCCAACACCGTTGCTAATTGCGCTAACCAAGGAGATTCATCACCCCAATTACTACCAGGAACTAAGAAAAAATGACTATGGTTAGGTTCTAGAGGAGTGGAATCAGCAGGTGGTTCTAAAGAATTAGGTAAAGCAACTTTACTTACAGGTGCTACACCAATCAAAGCAAATTTAGCACCTATCTGGGTACGCGCCTCACCCATCAAGCGCATTACTCCCGCATCAGTACCCCCATCGACAACATAAGCACCCAAATTTTCAGCTACGGGTGCTAAAACTTCTATAAATAATCTTTGGATTTGCAGAAAATCTGATTCACGCATCTTACTTGCACCCCCCACGATGACTAATGTAGGACGTGCTATCTGCAAACCCATTTCCTTTATAGCTTGGGGTAATTCTGTAAGTTGCTGCACATGAACAGCAGATGCTATTTTTCCATTATTAAAGCTAAGTTGCAAAAGTTTCTCCATGACTGTATTTTTGAGGGTTTGTAGTAAGGACTTTAGTCCTGATGTTTTTAAGCACTAAAGTGCTTACTACAAACTTTAATTCCCTCAGTTTCCACTTCTTAGTAAAACAGAATATGGGTGTGGATTAACAGCGACGACTGTGAGAAATTATTCAAGATTTAAATAAACAAGGGATGACGATGCTGCTAACGAATCATTGCATGGATGAGGTCGAGTTTTTGTGTGATGCTTTTGGCTCTAAAAAAACCAGGACACATTGGGATTATGAATGCTGGTAAACTCATTTTTTTCGGCACTTTACAACAGTTGCGTTCGTTTCACGGTGAAGGTTTGGTGATAAAGCAATTAGATATAACCGCAGATGGAGAAGATAGTGCGCGGCGTTGGGAGTATTTATTTTTACCTTCGTTGGTAGAAGCAAACAGCTATCTGAATCAACAGACAGATAAAACAGGAATCATGGTGTGTCCTACTAAGTTTAGAAGATATTTTTGTCGAACTTACTAGACGACAATTAGATGAAATTTCACCCTCCTAACTGCTGCAACATTTCTTCTACTCTAGCTACCCCATCAGAGTCATTGCGTCGCCGATACAAGTCACGCGCTTTTTGCAATAAGTTGCTGGCTTGTTTGGTTTGGCGGCGTTGTTTATACATTGCAGCCATAAATTCGTAGGTTTGAGCATTGTTCCTATCCAGCTTAATAGCTTCCTCAAATGCCCAGTTAGCTGCTGTGTAGTCTCCCATCCGTGATTGGGTGATTCCTAATCCTATATAGGCGTTAAGATTACCTCTGTTGAGTTGTATGGCGCGGCGATAAGCTTCTCTTGCACCCTTAGTATCGCCCATATTACCTTTGATAAAACCCACAGCATAGAGAAAATCACTATTGTTGGGGTCAATGGCGATCGCTCGACGGTATGATGCTAGTGCTGCCTGTAAATTTCCTTGTTGAGCATAGAGGTAGCCAATCCCAGAATGGATTCTAGCATTGCGATTGTCTAGTCCTGCTGCTCTTTGATAAATTGCGATCGCCCCATTATAATCACCTGCGTCTACTAGCCGCTTGCCTTCCTCCAACATTTCCTTTAATTCTGCTCTATTCGCTTGCGCTACCAAGGTCTGAGCCTGAGCCACAGAGGGAATACTCACAGCACCAGATCCCAATAACAAAATCCCAACTATAAGTGATATGCGTTTGTACACAGTAAATTCCCCTAAATTATGGTGAAGTTTTTTCTTGTTCATTAAAACAAAAATTTTACTTTTTGAAAACTGTATTTGTCTACCTTCATAAAATATTAATAAACAGTATATTCCCTAGCCGTACCTAATGCCAAAAATCCAGAGATTATACTGAGGTTGATGATCATTTAGCAGCCGTTAAATATACCGTATGAATTAATTGCAATATTAAAATTTAGTTATTTTTTATAACCATTATTTTATCTATTAAAAATTAAATTTAAAAACCTGTAAGCTTTGCTAAAAAAGTCTTGAGCCTCAATCACCTAATATAATACCACTTGCCCATCCCCTCATGATGTATCGAATCTCTCTATTTATTACTCCCAAATTTCTCATGCTCTCTGAGATATTTTTTAGGTAAGATTCATCCAAATAGCGGAAAGTGATTAAGAACACAGTATGTTACTCTGAAAACACTGTTAGTAAGAATACATAAAGATGAGCCAATAAGCCATCTATGAGGACAAGTTATGATTTTGACTACAACAGATGTGATTCAAGGCGGGGTAATTGAAGCCTATTTAGGTATTGTGACGGCGGAAGTTGTCTATGGTAGTAATTTCCTCCGGGATTTTTTGGCTAGCATTCGGGATGTAATTGGTGGACGTACAGGTAGCTACGAACGTCTATTTGAACAAGGACAAAAGAAAGCCATAGAAGAGTTAGAACAACGAGCATTGCGTTTAGGTGCTAATGCTGTTATCGGTATTGAAATTGACACTGGTACTATTAATGTTGATCAGTCAGGGGTTTTGTTGCTGATTACGGCTACAGGTACGGCGGTGAAATTGCGTTAGGAACTTCCAAAGAATAAATTATCCTATTTTGTGGGATGGGCTTCC from Nostoc sp. UHCC 0870 includes these protein-coding regions:
- a CDS encoding calcium-binding protein; translated protein: MATSLQLLTNKNLETLSDGLVSGKVNAADLVKSLSKSNVVKEIRSANPPAEVIATTSGEASKLVAKFAPVEFKNFLSVANQLSPSTDVLLTSSKRVAATPIFPIFPKPIHVILGTPDDDVLIGKDTHDYIFGFAGDDILLGEGGKDFLFGGTGDDILIGGEGNDVLFGEDGDDILINDVGSDILIGGAGNDYFFVLDPNGSSVLNGGSGFDTADYTFVDQAITLKATGIVTKGVGFGTDQLVQVENIIATSSLNDWIDASDATSPTSVTVDLSANSLIVNNVPGLGTANFTVNEFENVRGTAQNDKITGNSANNIINAGAGDDILVGSKGNDILNGEAGNDTADYSNLGQTIVLGPTGTVTKAGGFFGTDQLNSIETITASNLLGDTIDASTATGMTSITANLAINNLIVNNVPGLGTLNLTVNNFENVTGTAQDDIIIGNASNNTLIGGAGNDFLSGGAGNDNLIGGIGVDVLVGGAGSDRFTFLNPSEGVDIIVDFVSNFDKIAVSAAGFGGGLAQGALLGTQFVLGAAATNANHRFIYSNAIGALFFDIDGNGAAAQQQIASISSFPALTSNDILVTA
- a CDS encoding DUF4231 domain-containing protein, encoding MAKKDSYQDYLKKDFNQLFDSLNLGEVQNHFLRSRWLDQLIWMEGKANQARDRYYFLRLTTIMGGVILPALISFNTGNVKAKEVIFWSTFGISQVVAMSAAIEEFFHYGERWRHYRRTSESLKTQAWQFSQLTGVYRNYTNHDEAFNVFAGQVEDIIQRDVEVYSTQVVQDQKGEGKKPEKGE
- a CDS encoding tetratricopeptide repeat protein; its protein translation is MYKRISLIVGILLLGSGAVSIPSVAQAQTLVAQANRAELKEMLEEGKRLVDAGDYNGAIAIYQRAAGLDNRNARIHSGIGYLYAQQGNLQAALASYRRAIAIDPNNSDFLYAVGFIKGNMGDTKGAREAYRRAIQLNRGNLNAYIGLGITQSRMGDYTAANWAFEEAIKLDRNNAQTYEFMAAMYKQRRQTKQASNLLQKARDLYRRRNDSDGVARVEEMLQQLGG
- a CDS encoding YbjQ family protein, producing MILTTTDVIQGGVIEAYLGIVTAEVVYGSNFLRDFLASIRDVIGGRTGSYERLFEQGQKKAIEELEQRALRLGANAVIGIEIDTGTINVDQSGVLLLITATGTAVKLR